ATTTCAGGAGGCATGGAGGCTTGACCCTATGAGCAAGGATGCTGAAGCGGGCGCAGCCATGGCCTCTGACAAGGCGCTCAGGAATCATTTGCGGGCAGGCAAGGACTACCTCAACGCAAGGGAGTTTCAAAAGGCGATAGAGGAATTTGACAAGGTCTTAGCTGTTGAACCAAACCATAAAGAGGCTGTTGATGCAAAAGAAAAGGCGGAAGGAGAGCTGAGGACAGTCCTTATTCAGACAGAAAAGAAAAAACAGGATGCCGTAGGGCAGCGGATCAGGATTGCAAGAGAGGCGTTGAAGGCAAATGAATATAACAAGGCTATTGCGAGCTACAGTTCAGCGCTTAAGCTTGATAAAGACAATCAGGAGGCTCTCCGCGGCCTGCAGAAGGCCAAAT
The window above is part of the Deltaproteobacteria bacterium genome. Proteins encoded here:
- a CDS encoding tetratricopeptide repeat protein; the protein is MKGLKEQQAQEGAGIILFNIGIVLQDNGDWNGSIRALKDAIFFRPGDIEQHLYLGKAYIETKDYDNALLGFQEAWRLDPMSKDAEAGAAMASDKALRNHLRAGKDYLNAREFQKAIEEFDKVLAVEPNHKEAVDAKEKAEGELRTVLIQTEKKKQDAVGQRIRIAREALKANEYNKAIASYSSALKLDKDNQEALRGLQKAK